The following coding sequences lie in one Silurus meridionalis isolate SWU-2019-XX chromosome 19, ASM1480568v1, whole genome shotgun sequence genomic window:
- the rassf1 gene encoding ras association domain-containing protein 1 isoform X2, whose translation MSRWELIELQDLSPGDSIELAPAVVPAAPQKPPEHSRSGHTVHLVGDTVHFTSSFWETFRRGEGHDFQACSHTHLAWCDLCGEFIWGLYKRSLRCVNCRYTCHSRCQPLIQLDCEAVLGHSDCSEDIERDTDVDTVVDWRKQQQLSITELQHKVKEYNAQINSNLYMSLNRDGSYTGFIRVHFQLSRPISLPPAQRLSSSSCSSFSPLLSHGLCTSFYLPRDSTKQLHVASCTRVREVIEALLNKFTVVDNPAKFALFERSERNGQVYLRKLRDDERLLFLRLCAGPSENVLSFILRENETGEVNREEEEHVRQIVLRYSLARDKLKERLKSFSTPR comes from the exons ATGTCCCGCTGGGAGCTGATTGAACTACAGGACCTCTCCCCCGGAGACAGTATTGAGTTAGCGCCTGCTGTCGTACCTGCGGCCCCCCAGAAGCCCCCGGAGCACTCAAGGTCAGGTCACACGGTGCATCTGGTCGGAGACACGGTGCATTTCACTTCTTCATTCTGGGAGACATTCAGACGAGGTGAAGGTCACGACTTTCAAGCCTGCAGTCACACACACCTTGCGTGGTGTGACCTGTGTGGAGAGTTCATTTGGGGGTTGTACAAACGGAGCCTGCGCTGTGTCA attgcAGGTACACATGTCACTCTCGTTGTCAGCCCCTGATACAGCTGGACTGTGAAGCTGTGCTCGGACATTCAGACTGCAGCGAGGACATCGAGAGAGACACTGATGTG gacactGTGGTGGACTGGaggaagcagcagcagctctcTATCACTGAACTCCAACACAAAGTAAAAGAATACAACGCCCAAATCAACAGCAACCTCTACATGAGTCTG AACCGTGACGGCTCATATACAGGCTTCATCAGGGTCCATTTCCAGCTCTCTCGTCCCATCTCACTTCCTCCAGCTCAGAGACTCTCCTCGTCTTCCtgctcctccttctctcccctGCTCTCACATGGCCTCTGCACCTCCTTCTACCTGCCCCGAGACTCGACTAAGCAGCTTCACGTCGCCTCCTGCACTCGCGTCCGAGAAGTGATCGAGGCTCTGCTCAACAAATTCACAGTGGTGGACAATCCGGCCAAATTCGCTCTGTTTGAGCGCAGTGAGAGGAACGGCCAGG tgtacCTGAGGAAGCTGCGTGATGATGAGCGTCTCCTCTTCCTGCGTCTATGTGCAGGCCCCAGTGAGAACGTGCTCAGTTTCATACTCAGAGAGAACGAGACAGGAGAAGTGAAC agggaggaggaggagcacgTCCGCCAGATTGTACTACGCTACTCACTGGCACGAGACAAACTTAAGGAGAGACTGAAGAGCTTCAGCACACCGAGATGA
- the rad54l2 gene encoding helicase ARIP4 yields MSEEAISESDLEPSLNSEEEEEEEMEEDGDGDNDADEDGDDEEEEEEEEEEADQTTEAMETEEKVGLSSPARSSLSGSSTPSSRAPSRSSSRSESHPSSPNGSRGASAATDSTPKRKSKKKSSKPAKSAHMRRNIRKLLEEHQLEPGTKAAQLEELERRKRLEQQRKDYPLPAVDLPTLATVIKGEVICLDSSGDEGESRGPAPPPKQAPRDDVIELSSGDEETFHISEDEEHDRSNSPGTEESSGSHINDALNQPDAQGRVLVNINHPAEEDDLFLAPQLARVVKPHQIGGIRFLYDNLVESLERYKTSSGFGCILAHSMGLGKTLQVISFIDILLRHTGATTVLAIVPVNTLQNWLAEFNLWLPSAESLPPDADPVHIYPRSFRVHLLNDEHKTTVSRAKVVEEWTRDGGVLLMGYEMYRLLSLKKSFVTGRKRKSKKPAGPIIIDLDEEDRQQELMKDIEKALSRPGPDVVICDEGHRIKNCHASTSQALKNIRSRRRVVLTGYPLQNNLLEYWCMVDFVRPDFLGTRQEFSNMFERPILNGQCIDSTPQDVRLMRYRSHVLHSLLEGFVQRRGHDVLSTQLPSKEEHVILVRLSPLQRALYKEFMNRFREAGNSGWLGLNPLKAFCVCCKIWNHPDVLYEALQKENLANEQDLDLDDLNATAATRCSVPGLKGKTSDNTGTKGALAPLQERANQVITYEWAKDIMSGYQMGVLENSAKMVLLFHLIEESVSRGDKILVFSQSLSTLSVIESFLAVRPMPMKMANQKQNWLRGINYYRLDGSTSATERERLINQFNDPANSTAWVFLLSTRAGCLGVNLIGANRVVVLDASWNPCHDAQAVCRVYRYGQHKPCYIYRLVCDFTLEKKIYDRQVSKQGMSDRVVDDLNPVLTFTRKEVESLLHYVEEESDPSQSVLLFSDDMEAVIKHACLHYPHLITKLPFQHESLLMDRKDLKLTKAEKKAAKKSYEDEKRASVPYQRPSYAHYYPTNEQSLPNIRNWRPGPRMEEKPIASVRPVQSTPIPMMPRQAGVGGHASNPAFPVNYLQKAGVLVQRIITTTDIVIPGTNSSTDVQARISAGESIHVIKGSKGTYIRTNDGRIFAIRSGKPRASEGAASAPRDVGGSLLRPVSNGRTSPLELKRFSPDGVRCMSPSSSPNLLHPLHHYAPAPNDLTLSDLPDRPAQHGHAPESQRSNELIGSGSGLDTQSLKRKLLSDSRGSKRTTSTTAAANYPGFPVSPGYTMGSVGFPPGLLGALGHMTPPMMGGNTRGHFLPDLHPMFPSDALSSTHGSTSSTSIASSSSSTCAPSSSSASSSLPPFVFNPSMASMLSGFSMPYTQTLLPDSSRIFSNSLSSSSSGSAPAVPSSFLSPSSLLGAALSRPDTHHGHAENGGSSSDDDVIEVIGQ; encoded by the exons ATGTCAGAAGAGGCGATCTCGGAGAGTGATCTGGAGCCCAGCCTGAACAgcgaagaggaggaagaagaggagatggaagaggatggagatggagacaATGACGCAGACGAAGATGGTGacgatgaagaagaggaggaagaagaagaagaggaagcag ACCAAACAACAGAGGCCATGGAGACTGAGGAGAAGGTGGGCCTCTCCAGCCCTGCTCGTTCTTCACTGTCAGGGAGCTCCACTCCTTCCTCTCGAGCTCCATCACGGTCCTCGTCGAGGTCCGAGTCTCATCCTTCGAGTCCAAATGGGTCACGGGGGGCCTCTGCGGCTACAGACTCCACCCCCAAGAGGAAGTCAAAGAAGAAAAGCTCCAAACCAGCTAAATCTGCTCACATGAGGAGGAACATCAG GAAGTTACTGGAGGAGCATCAGCTGGAACCAGGAACTAAAGCAGCACAGCTGGAGGAGCTGGAGAGGAGAAAACGTCTGGAGCAGCAGAGGAAGGATTATCCATTACCtgctg tGGACTTGCCCACCTTGGCAACTGTTATTAAGGGAGAGGTGATTTGCCTGGACAGCAGTGGAGACGAAGGAGAGTCCAGAGGACCCGCACCTCCTCCCAAACAAGCACCCAGAGACg ATGTCATTGAACTGAGCTCAGGTGATGAGGAAACGTTCCACATCAGTGAGGATGAGGAGCACGATCGCTCAAATTCTCCCGGGACTGAGGAGAGCAGCGGCTCGCACATCAACGATGCCCTGAACCAGCCGGACGCCCAGGGCAGAGTGCTGGTCAACATCAACCACCCGGCCGAGGAGGACGACCTGTTCCTCGCCCCACAGCTCGCACGTGTCGTCAAACCTCACCAG ATCGGTGGGATCCGTTTCCTGTACGATAACCTGGTGGAGTCTCTGGAGCGCTATAAGACCAGCAGTGGGTTCGGCTGCATCCTGGCACACAGTATGGGACTGGGCAAAACCCTACAGGTCATCTCCTTCATCGACATCCTGCTCCGACACACAGGAGCCACAACCGTCCTCGCCATCGTGCCT gtaAACACTCTGCAGAACTGGTTAGCAGAGTTTAATCTGTGGTTGCCTTCAGCTGAATCCCTTCCTCCAGATGCAGATCCGGTCCACATTTATCCCCGAAGCTTCAGAGTACACCTCCTGAACGACGAGCACAA GACGACGGTGAGCCGGGCGAAAGTGGTGGAGGAGTGGACGCGTGACGGCGGCGTGCTGCTGATGGGATATGAAATGTACCGGCTGCTCTCTCTGAAGAAGAGCTTCGTCACCGGCCGTAAGAGGAAGTCGAAAAAACCCGCCGGGCCGATCATCATTGACTTGGACGAGGAGGACCGGCAGCAGGAGCTCATGAAag ACATAGAGAAGGCTCTGTCTCGGCCCGGGCCGGACGTGGTGATCTGCGACGAAGGTCATCGCATTAAGAACTGCCATGCCAGCACGTCGCAGGCGCTGAAGAACATCCGCTCGCGGCGGCGCGTGGTGCTGACCGGCTACCCGCTGCAGAACAACCTGCTGGAGTACTGGTGCATGGTGGATTTTGTGCGTCCCGACTTCCTGGGCACGAGGCAGGAGTTTAGCAACATGTTCGAGCGGCCGATCCTGAACGGCCAGTGCATCGACAGCACGCCGCAGGACGTCCGGCTCATGAGGTACCGCAGCCATGTCCTGCACAGCCTGCTCGAGGGCTTCGTCCAGAG gCGGGGTCACGATGTTCTCAGCACACAACTGCCTAGTAAAGAGGAGCATGTGATCCTGGTGCGTCTCTCCCCCCTGCAGAGGGCGCTCTATAAAGAGTTCATGAATCGTTTCCGGGAGGCAGGGAACAGCGGTTGGCTCGGTCTCAATCCACTCAAAGCTTTCTGCGTGTGCTGCAAG ATCTGGAACCACCCTGACGTTCTGTACGAAGCTCTGCAGAAGGAGAACCTGGCAAACGAGCAGGATCTGGACCTGGATGACTTGAATGCCACGGCGGCGACCCGCTGCTCCGTTCCAGGGTTAAAGGGCAAGACCTCCGACAACACTGGCACTAAAGGGGCACTCGCACCTCTGCAGGAACGAGCCAATCAAGTCATCACCTACGAATGG GCAAAGGACATCATGAGTGGATACCAGATGGGTGTCCTGGAGAACTCTGCTAAGATGGTTCTGCTCTTCCACCTGATCGAGGAGAGTGTCAGCAGAGGAGACAAAATCCTTGTCTTTAG TCAGAGTTTGTCAACACTGTCAGTGATCGAGTCGTTCCTGGCTGTGAGACCGATGCCCATGAAAATGGCCAACCAGAAGCAAAACTGGCTCCGGGGCATCAACTATTACA ggtTGGATGGCAGCACATCAGCAACGGAGCGAGAGAGACTCATCAACCAGTTTAACGACCCAGCAAACAGCACAGCCTGGGTCTTCCTCCTGTCCACcag GGCAGGGTGTTTGGGCGTGAACCTGATCGGGGCGAACCGGGTCGTGGTACTGGACGCTTCCTGGAACCCGTGCCATGACGCCCAGGCAGTGTGTCGAGTGTATCGCTACGGTCAGCACAAACCCTGTTACATCTACAGGCTGGTGTGTGACTTTACCCTGGAGAAGAAAATCTACGACCGGCAGGTGTCCAAGCAGGGCATGTCTg ACCGCGTGGTGGACGATTTGAACCCCGTCCTCACATTCACCAGGAAGGAGGTGGAGTCTCTGCTGCACTACGTGGAGGAGGAGTCCGATCCCAGCCAATCGGTGCTGCTGTTTAGCGATGACATGGAGGCGGTAATCAAGCACGCCTGTCTGCACTATCCTCACCTCATCACCAAG ctGCCGTTCCAGCACGAGTCTCTGCTGATGGACCGCAAGGACCTGAAACTCACCAAAGCCGAGAAGAAAGCAGCTAAGAAGAGCTACGAGGATGAGAAGAGGGCGTCTGTGCCTTATCAGCGCCCGTCCTACGCACACTACTACCCCACCAACGAGCAGAGTCTCCCCAACATCAGGAACTG GAGACCCGGGCCACGGATGGAGGAGAAGCCGATCGCCAGCGTGAGACCCGTCCAGTCCACTCCCATTCCCATGATGCCTCGCCAGGCCGGTGTGGGAGGCCACGCCTCCAACCCCGCTTTCCCCGTTAACTATCTACAGAAGGCTGGTGTCCTCGTCCAGCGGATCATCACCACCactg ATATTGTGATTCCTGGGACCAACAGCTCGACGGACGTGCAGGCGAGGATCAGCGCTGGAGAGAGCATCCACGTCATCAAAGGCTCCAAAG GTACGTACATCAGGACTAATGATGGGCGGATCTTCGCCATCCGCTCCGGAAAGCCCCGAGCCAGTGAAGGAGCTGCTTCTGCACCTAGAG ATGTGGGTGGTTCTCTCCTCCGGCCAGTCAGTAACGGCCGCACGTCTCCTCTCGAGCTCAAGCGTTTCTCTCCGGACGGCGTCCGCTGCATGTCTCCCTCGTCCAGTCCCAACCTGCTGCACCCGCTCCATCATTACGCGCCTGCCCCCAATGACCTCACGCTCTCCGACCTCCCAGACCGCCCCGCCCAGCACGGCCACGCCCCCGAGTCTCAGCGGAGCAACGAACTGATTGGCTCGGGCTCTGGCCTCGACACCCAGAGCCTGAAGAGAAAACTCCTCTCGGACTCTCGAGGTTCCAAAAGGACCACTAGCACCACAGCCGCTGCTAATTACCCAGGATTCCCTGTGAGTCCCGGTTACACCATGGGGTCCGTGGGATTTCCGCCGGGCCTACTCGGCGCTCTGGGTCACATGACACCGCCGATGATGGGTGGCAACACCCGAGGTCACTTTCTGCCAGATTTGCATCCCATGTTCCCCTCCGACGCTTTAAGCTCCACCCACGGTTCCACTTCATCGACCAGCAttgcttcttcttcctcttccaccTGTGCACCTTCCTCATCATCCGCTTCCTCCTCCCTTCCACCGTTCGTCTTTAATCCCAGTATGGCCAGCATGCTGTCCGGGTTCTCCATGCCCTACACCCAGACTCTTCTCCCAGACTCTTCTAGAATCTTCTCCAATTCCCTGTCCTCATCCTCGTCCGGCTCCGCCCCGGCCGTGCCCTCCTCCTTCCTGTCTCCGTCCAGCCTGCTGGGGGCGGCGTTGAGTCGACCCGACACGCACCACGGGCACGCCGAGAACGGCGGGAGTAGCTCAGACGACGACGTCATCGAGGTGATCGGCCAGTGA
- the LOC124402454 gene encoding transmembrane reductase CYB561D2 isoform X2, with the protein MLHPESEPRLYRLSRVLCGVCTHLLCSAFTVFVAVLAVPGSSLFSWHPFLMTLAFSFFMTEAILLFSPHSSPVAKLKHQVKSRLHWVLQSCCVSCAVLGLGAIFYNKHVNAKPHFSTWHGLVGVVTVCAVVLQSVAALPLIYHRLAKGWSLAKLKRYHAAAGLVTYLLGSSSLLLGSCSVWFTSSVGGHAWYLALCPAISAFTIMSQVTNAYMAKKRLQS; encoded by the exons ATGTTGCACCCGGAGTCGGAGCCGAGGCTGTACCGGCTCTCCCGCGTGCTCTGCGGTGTTTGTACTCATCTGCTCTGCTCCGCTTTCACCGTGTTTGTGGCGGTACTCGCGGTACCAGGCTCCA GTTTGTTTTCCTGGCACCCATTTCTGATGACCCTGGCG TTCTCGTTCTTCATGACCGAGGCGATCCTGCTCTTCTCGCCGCACTCGTCGCCGGTGGCTAAATTAAAGCACCAGGTGAAATCGCGCCTGCACTGGGTCCTGCAGAGCTGCTGCGTGTCCTGCGCCGTGCTCGGACTCGGAGCCATCTTCTACAACAAGCACGTGAACGCTAAGCCGCATTTCTCCACGTGGCACGGGCTGGTGGGCGTGGTCACTGTGTGCGCGGTGGTGCTGCAGTCGGTGGCGGCGCTGCCTCTCATCTACCACAGACTGGCCAAAGGTTGGTCTCTGGCCAAGCTGAAGCGCTACCATGCCGCCGCAGGACTCGTCACGTACCTGCTGGGCAGCAGCAGCCTGCTGCTGGGCTCCTGCTCCGTCTGGTTCACGTCCAGCGTCGGGGGACACGCATGGTACCTCGCGCTCTGCCCCGCCATCTCCGCCTTCACCATCATGAGCCAAGTGACCAACGCCTACATGGCCAAGAAACGCCTGCAGTCCTGA
- the LOC124402454 gene encoding transmembrane reductase CYB561D2 isoform X1 — protein sequence MLHPESEPRLYRLSRVLCGVCTHLLCSAFTVFVAVLAVPGSRLMCTWPNTHLITGLFSWHPFLMTLAFSFFMTEAILLFSPHSSPVAKLKHQVKSRLHWVLQSCCVSCAVLGLGAIFYNKHVNAKPHFSTWHGLVGVVTVCAVVLQSVAALPLIYHRLAKGWSLAKLKRYHAAAGLVTYLLGSSSLLLGSCSVWFTSSVGGHAWYLALCPAISAFTIMSQVTNAYMAKKRLQS from the exons ATGTTGCACCCGGAGTCGGAGCCGAGGCTGTACCGGCTCTCCCGCGTGCTCTGCGGTGTTTGTACTCATCTGCTCTGCTCCGCTTTCACCGTGTTTGTGGCGGTACTCGCGGTACCAGGCTCCA ggttgATGTGTACCTGGCCAAACACTCACCTTAttacag GTTTGTTTTCCTGGCACCCATTTCTGATGACCCTGGCG TTCTCGTTCTTCATGACCGAGGCGATCCTGCTCTTCTCGCCGCACTCGTCGCCGGTGGCTAAATTAAAGCACCAGGTGAAATCGCGCCTGCACTGGGTCCTGCAGAGCTGCTGCGTGTCCTGCGCCGTGCTCGGACTCGGAGCCATCTTCTACAACAAGCACGTGAACGCTAAGCCGCATTTCTCCACGTGGCACGGGCTGGTGGGCGTGGTCACTGTGTGCGCGGTGGTGCTGCAGTCGGTGGCGGCGCTGCCTCTCATCTACCACAGACTGGCCAAAGGTTGGTCTCTGGCCAAGCTGAAGCGCTACCATGCCGCCGCAGGACTCGTCACGTACCTGCTGGGCAGCAGCAGCCTGCTGCTGGGCTCCTGCTCCGTCTGGTTCACGTCCAGCGTCGGGGGACACGCATGGTACCTCGCGCTCTGCCCCGCCATCTCCGCCTTCACCATCATGAGCCAAGTGACCAACGCCTACATGGCCAAGAAACGCCTGCAGTCCTGA
- the rassf1 gene encoding ras association domain-containing protein 1 isoform X3, producing the protein MSWGGRSAASSGYCSQDDSDSELEHFFTAHISFPCQPNTLQDTVVDWRKQQQLSITELQHKVKEYNAQINSNLYMSLNRDGSYTGFIRVHFQLSRPISLPPAQRLSSSSCSSFSPLLSHGLCTSFYLPRDSTKQLHVASCTRVREVIEALLNKFTVVDNPAKFALFERSERNGQVYLRKLRDDERLLFLRLCAGPSENVLSFILRENETGEVNWDAFSLPELSNFLCILQREEEEHVRQIVLRYSLARDKLKERLKSFSTPR; encoded by the exons ATGTCGTGGGGGGGCAGGAGTGCAGCCAGCAGCGGATACTGCAGTCAGGATGATTCTGACTCGGAGCTCGAGCACTTTTTCACCGCACACATTTCGTTTCCATGCCAACCAAACACACTTCAG gacactGTGGTGGACTGGaggaagcagcagcagctctcTATCACTGAACTCCAACACAAAGTAAAAGAATACAACGCCCAAATCAACAGCAACCTCTACATGAGTCTG AACCGTGACGGCTCATATACAGGCTTCATCAGGGTCCATTTCCAGCTCTCTCGTCCCATCTCACTTCCTCCAGCTCAGAGACTCTCCTCGTCTTCCtgctcctccttctctcccctGCTCTCACATGGCCTCTGCACCTCCTTCTACCTGCCCCGAGACTCGACTAAGCAGCTTCACGTCGCCTCCTGCACTCGCGTCCGAGAAGTGATCGAGGCTCTGCTCAACAAATTCACAGTGGTGGACAATCCGGCCAAATTCGCTCTGTTTGAGCGCAGTGAGAGGAACGGCCAGG tgtacCTGAGGAAGCTGCGTGATGATGAGCGTCTCCTCTTCCTGCGTCTATGTGCAGGCCCCAGTGAGAACGTGCTCAGTTTCATACTCAGAGAGAACGAGACAGGAGAAGTGAAC TGGGATGCATTCAGTCTCCCAGAACTCAGCAACTTCCTGTGCATCCTgcagagggaggaggaggagcacgTCCGCCAGATTGTACTACGCTACTCACTGGCACGAGACAAACTTAAGGAGAGACTGAAGAGCTTCAGCACACCGAGATGA
- the bap1 gene encoding ubiquitin carboxyl-terminal hydrolase BAP1 yields MSKGWLELESDPGLFTLLVEDFGVKGVQVEEIYDLQSKCQGAVYGFIFLFKWIEERRSRRKVSTLVDETSVIDDDIVNDMFFAHQLIPNSCATHALLSVLLNCSRVELGSTLSRIKVFTKGFSPESKGYAIGNAPELAKAHNSHARPEPRHLPEKQNGISAVRTMEAFHFVSYVPIKDRLFELDGLKAYPIDHGPWGEEEEWTDKARRVIMERIGLATAGEPYHDIRFNLMAVVPDRRVKYESRLEVLKRNRQIVLEGLQQAIRATQTDAVQERKPQDSSSESTPPTVKKEERSDTPIAPAPTPPTADGSALAVSSSSEKHKTTVKPPAPPPGGNTSGPIVQRLPAFLDNHNYAKSPMQEEEDLAAGVARARAPGPPQPSYSDDEDDYEDEEEDRFRKKPSVRGRGVTRSGTGGGVSGVESQLALSMLAERLKKETQKKEASSVTPAPGSSALNVRTEGRTGGISITPACQPSPTPSNESTDTASEIGSAFNSPLRSPARSQAATRPSSPVACHLSRVLFGEDDVLLRLDTRHNRAVRELGALISSTQLQLRDDGTIFTLLSTGTAHTHTPSEVKWRKEAQGRHGCRERGASRELKQEKEISESSNDKTSVETPSFAEPEALTKPLGEKYTPKELLALLKCVEADIANYEVYLKEEVEKRKKYKIDDQRRTHNYDEFICTFISMLAQEGMLASLVEQNISVRRRQGVSIGRLHKQRKPDRRKRSRPYKAKRQ; encoded by the exons ATGAGTAAAGGCTGGCTGGAGCTGGAGAGCGACCCCG gtCTCTTCACGCTGCTGGTGGAGGATTTCG GTGTGAAGGGCGTCCAGGTGGAGGAGATCTATGACCTGCAGAGTAAATGCCAGGG CGCTGTTTATGGCTTCATCTTCCTGTTTAAATGGATTGAGGAGCGTCGCTCCAGGAGGAAAGTTTCCACTCTGGTGGACGAGACATCGGTTATTGATGACGACATCGTCAACGACATGTTCTTCGCTCACCAG ctgattCCAAACTCGTGTGCGACTCATGCCTTACTGAGCGTGCTCCTGAACTGCAGTAGGGTGGAGCTAGGCAGCACACTGAGCCGCATAAAGGTCTTTACCAAGGGGTTCAGTCCAGAG agtAAAGGCTATGCCATCGGGAATGCTCCAGAGTTAGCCAAGGCACACAACAGTCATGCCAG GCCTGAACCACGGCACCTGCCCGAGAAGCAGAACGGCATCAGCGCCGTGAGGACGATGGAGGCCTTCCACTTTGTCAGCTACGTTCCCATCAAAGACCGACTGTTCGAGCTGGACGGCCTGAAAGCCTACCCCATCGACCACG GTCCGtggggggaggaggaggagtggacAGACAAGGCTCGGAGGGTCATTATGGAGAGGATCGGCCTGGCAACCGCAGG TGAGCCGTACCACGACATCCGCTTCAACCTGATGGCTGTGGTTCCTGACCGCAGGGTGAAGTATGAGTCCAGGCTCGAGGTCCTAAAACGCAACCGGCAGATCGTTCTGGAAGGACTGCAGCAG gcgaTCAGAGCTACCCAGACAGACGCGGTGCAGGAACGCAAGCCGCAAGACTCCTCCTCTGAGTCCACGCCCCCCACTGTAAAAAAGGAGGAGCGTTCAGACACTCCGATAGCTCCTGCCCCGACTCCGcccacag cAGACGGGAGTGCTCTTGCTGTGTCCAGCTCctcagaaaaacacaaaaccacaGTAAAGCCCCCTGCTCCGCCTCCAGGGGGCAACACCAGCGGCCCCATCGTCCAGCGCCTGCCTGCTTTCCTGGACAACCACAATTATGCCAAGTCCCCCATGCAG gaggaggaggacctGGCTGCAGGTGTGGCCCGTGCTCGTGCCCCCGGACCCCCTCAGCCCTCGTATTCTGATGATGAGGATGACtatgaggatgaagaggaggacaG GTTCCGCAAAAAGCCAAGCGTGCGTGGACGGGGCGTGACCCGGAGCGGCACTGGGGGTGGTGTCTCAGGCGTGGAGAGCCAGCTGGCTCTGAGCATGCTCGCTGAGAGACTTAAAAAGGAGACACAGAAGAAGGAGGCGTCGTCCGTGACGCCCGCACCCGGCTCCTCGGCCCTGAACGTGCGCACCGAGGGCCGCACCGGGGGCATCAGCATCACGCCCGCCTGCCAGCCCTCGCCTACGCCCAGCAATGAGAGCACGGACACGGCCTCCGAGATTGGCAGTGCTTTCAACTCGCCTCTGAGATCTCCGGCACGCTCGCAG GCTGCCACTCGACCCTCCAGCCCCGTGGCCTGCCACCTGAGCCGCGTGCTGTTCGGAGAAGATGACGTCCTGCTAAGACTGGACACTCGACACAATCGCGCCGTCCGAGAACTCGGAGCGCTGATCAGCTCCACGCAGCTGCAGCTTAGAGACGACGGGACCATCTTTACACTTCTGAGTACTggtacagcacacacacacaccccttctgAGGTGAA GTGGAGAAAGGAGGCTCAGGGGAGACATGGATGCAGGGAAAGGGGAGCATCTCGTGAGCTAAAACAGGAAAAGGAGATCTCGGAGTCGAGCAACGACAAGACTAGCGTTGAGACGCCGAGCTTCGCCGAGCCCGAGGCGCTCACCAAACCACTCGGGGAGAAATACACGCCTAAA GAGCTGTTGGCTCTGCTGAAGTGTGTGGAGGCCGATATCGCCAACTACGAGGTATATCTaaaagaggaggtggagaaacGCAAGAAATACAAG aTCGATGACCAGAGAAGGACCCACAACTATGATGAGTTCATCTGCACCTTCATTTCCATGCTGGCACAAGAAG ggatgcTGGCGAGCCTGGTGGAACAGAACATTTCGGTGCGCAGGCGTCAGGGCGTCAGCATCGGCCGCCTCCATAAACAGCGCAAGCCGGACCGGAGGAAGCGATCGCGGCCGTACAAAGCCAAGCGGCAGTGA
- the rassf1 gene encoding ras association domain-containing protein 1 isoform X1 encodes MSRWELIELQDLSPGDSIELAPAVVPAAPQKPPEHSRSGHTVHLVGDTVHFTSSFWETFRRGEGHDFQACSHTHLAWCDLCGEFIWGLYKRSLRCVNCRYTCHSRCQPLIQLDCEAVLGHSDCSEDIERDTDVDTVVDWRKQQQLSITELQHKVKEYNAQINSNLYMSLNRDGSYTGFIRVHFQLSRPISLPPAQRLSSSSCSSFSPLLSHGLCTSFYLPRDSTKQLHVASCTRVREVIEALLNKFTVVDNPAKFALFERSERNGQVYLRKLRDDERLLFLRLCAGPSENVLSFILRENETGEVNWDAFSLPELSNFLCILQREEEEHVRQIVLRYSLARDKLKERLKSFSTPR; translated from the exons ATGTCCCGCTGGGAGCTGATTGAACTACAGGACCTCTCCCCCGGAGACAGTATTGAGTTAGCGCCTGCTGTCGTACCTGCGGCCCCCCAGAAGCCCCCGGAGCACTCAAGGTCAGGTCACACGGTGCATCTGGTCGGAGACACGGTGCATTTCACTTCTTCATTCTGGGAGACATTCAGACGAGGTGAAGGTCACGACTTTCAAGCCTGCAGTCACACACACCTTGCGTGGTGTGACCTGTGTGGAGAGTTCATTTGGGGGTTGTACAAACGGAGCCTGCGCTGTGTCA attgcAGGTACACATGTCACTCTCGTTGTCAGCCCCTGATACAGCTGGACTGTGAAGCTGTGCTCGGACATTCAGACTGCAGCGAGGACATCGAGAGAGACACTGATGTG gacactGTGGTGGACTGGaggaagcagcagcagctctcTATCACTGAACTCCAACACAAAGTAAAAGAATACAACGCCCAAATCAACAGCAACCTCTACATGAGTCTG AACCGTGACGGCTCATATACAGGCTTCATCAGGGTCCATTTCCAGCTCTCTCGTCCCATCTCACTTCCTCCAGCTCAGAGACTCTCCTCGTCTTCCtgctcctccttctctcccctGCTCTCACATGGCCTCTGCACCTCCTTCTACCTGCCCCGAGACTCGACTAAGCAGCTTCACGTCGCCTCCTGCACTCGCGTCCGAGAAGTGATCGAGGCTCTGCTCAACAAATTCACAGTGGTGGACAATCCGGCCAAATTCGCTCTGTTTGAGCGCAGTGAGAGGAACGGCCAGG tgtacCTGAGGAAGCTGCGTGATGATGAGCGTCTCCTCTTCCTGCGTCTATGTGCAGGCCCCAGTGAGAACGTGCTCAGTTTCATACTCAGAGAGAACGAGACAGGAGAAGTGAAC TGGGATGCATTCAGTCTCCCAGAACTCAGCAACTTCCTGTGCATCCTgcagagggaggaggaggagcacgTCCGCCAGATTGTACTACGCTACTCACTGGCACGAGACAAACTTAAGGAGAGACTGAAGAGCTTCAGCACACCGAGATGA